A region of the Longimicrobium sp. genome:
CCGCCAGCAGCGCCGCCTCGTGCAGGTCGTGCGTGACGAAGAGGGCGGTGATGCCCAGCCGGCGCCGCAGCTCGCCGAACGCCTCCTGCAGCTCCGCGCGGGTGATGGCGTCCAGCGCCCCGAACGGCTCGTCGAGCAGCACGATGGACGGGCTCGCCGCCAGCGCCCGGGCGATGGCCACCCGCTGCCGCTGCCCGCCCGACAGCTCCCGCGGCCACCGCCCGCCGAACGCCTCCGCCGGCAGCCCCACCCACCCGAGCGCCTCCGCCGCCCGCCGCTCCGCCCGGCCGTCGCGCAGCAGCCAGGGGACGAGCGCCACGTTGCGCAGCACCGTCCAGTGCGGCAGCAGCCCCCCGTCCTGCGGCACGTAGCCCACGCGCCGCCGCAGTTCCACCGCGTCCACCGACCGCGCGTCCGCGCCGTCGACGCGTACGGCGCCCGCTTCGGGCTCGGTCATGCGGTTGAAGCAGCGCAGCAGCGTCGTCTTTCCCGACCCGCTCTCGCCCACCAGCGCCACGCACTCCCCCGCGCCGACCTGGAGCGACACGCCGTCCAGCGCCACGGCCGGGCCGTAGCGCTTCGTCACCCCTTCCGCGGCGAGGACGACGTCGCGCAATGCGCTCACGGGGAGGAGGGGTGGGGCGGGAACCGTCTGGTCATGGGATGGATTCTCCTGGTGCGCTTGCGCCGAATCCCCCGGCCCGGATCTTGTGACAAAGCCGGCACAGGGACGGCGCGACG
Encoded here:
- a CDS encoding ATP-binding cassette domain-containing protein codes for the protein MRDVVLAAEGVTKRYGPAVALDGVSLQVGAGECVALVGESGSGKTTLLRCFNRMTEPEAGAVRVDGADARSVDAVELRRRVGYVPQDGGLLPHWTVLRNVALVPWLLRDGRAERRAAEALGWVGLPAEAFGGRWPRELSGGQRQRVAIARALAASPSIVLLDEPFGALDAITRAELQEAFGELRRRLGITALFVTHDLHEAALLADRIAVLRNGRIEQVAAPATLVAAPATEYVRDLLARARLRGEESQR